A portion of the Lolium rigidum isolate FL_2022 chromosome 1, APGP_CSIRO_Lrig_0.1, whole genome shotgun sequence genome contains these proteins:
- the LOC124684767 gene encoding RING-H2 finger protein ATL39-like — translation MPLKLALIVAAPVGITCAILYLAGVPWRINIRIATFLLVFVFVAGLCERARARARLRRLRHEQDPESDQSMAALPREPAVGLGRVAIAGLPVYKYEKLKRGGGEGDQCAVCLAEIRPKEVVKQLPACTHLFHEGCIDVWLWSHRTCPVCRCPVEVSAVPAVEVAARAL, via the coding sequence ATGCCGCTCAAGCTCGCGCTCATCGTCGCTGCTCCGGTGGGAATAACCTGTGCCATACTGTACCTCGCAGGTGTCCCCTGGAGAATCAACATCCGCATCGCCACATTCCtgctcgtcttcgtcttcgtcgccGGGCTGTGCGAGCGCGCGCGCGCTCGCGCAAGGTTGCGACGCCTGCGGCATGAGCAAGATCCGGAGAGTGACCAGTCCATGGCGGCGCTTCCACGGGAACCGGCCGTCGGGCTAGGACGGGTAGCGATCGCCGGTCTGCCGGTGTACAAGTACGAGAAGCTGAagcgcggcggcggagagggcgaccagtgcgccgtgtgcctcgccgagaTTAGGCCAAAGGAGGTGGTGAAGCAGCTGCCGGCGTGCACGCACCTgttccacgaagggtgcatcgacGTGTGGCTGTGGTCGCATCGGACGTGTCCGGTGTGCCGGTGTCCGGTTGAGGTCTCTGCCGTGCCGGCTGTGGAAGTTGCCGCGCGTGCTTTGTAA